One Nocardia huaxiensis genomic window, GTCATTCGGGGCGGTTCAAGGTGTCCGGGCGGGTTTGCCCGAGCGGGCGGCGGCCAGCAGTTCCGCTGTCGCGCTGTGGATTCCGTCGGCGATCAGTTCGATATCGGGTGCGCCGTCATAGTCGCCGGTGATTCCGAAGGTGAGCTGGTCGACGTAACTGAGGATGGCGACGGCGGTCCGCAGCCGCATGGCGATGGGCACGACGGGCCACAGCTCGAGGATCCGGCGACCGTGTACCGACAGTTCGCGGCGCGGGCCCGGGATATTGGTGGCGATGGCGGTGACGCCGCGCTGCGGCAGATGCGAGAGCAGGCGCAGGCTCCAGGCCAGCGGCGCGAACGGCAGCCACGACGACATGCCCAGCACCGCCTTCTCGGCCTGCGCCTCGCCGCGTGACTTGTGCGCGGTCAGGTTGTCGTGAATGGCGCGCAGGCGTTCGACGGGGTCGGCGATGTCGATCGGCAGATGCGGGAGCATGGCCGAAACCCGGTTGTCCATCACGTATTTCGCGTCCGAGGAGCGCATGGACACCGGCACCAGGATGCGCAGTTTGTCGCGGGTCGGGTCCTCGCCGCGCGCCAGCAGCAGGCTGCGGTAGCCGGAGGCGATCACGGTGAGCACGACATCGTTGACGGTCGCGCCGAAGGCCGCGCCGATCTCCCGGAATTCGAGCAGGGAGGTCCGGGCGGCGATGTAGCGGCGCTGGCGTCCGATCGGGCCGTTCAGGGAGGTCCCGGCGGTCGGGGTCACCGCGGCGCGAACCACGGGAATGAGGCTGCGCGCCATGCCGATCGCCTGCCGCGGCAGTTCCACGGGTAGCAGCAGGCTGCGCGCGATCCAGTCCAGACCGCCTGCGCTGCGCGGCTTCTCCTGCGAGTCCCCGGATTCGTCGGGGCCGGGGGCGGTCGGAAGGTCGTCGCAGAACTGCGCCAGCAGCGTGATTCCCGAAACCCCGTCCACCAGGCTGTGGTGCGCCTTGACCAGCAGGGCCCACCGATCCCCGGACAGTCCTTCCACCACGACGCACTGCCACAGTGGATGATCGCGGTCCAGCCGTTCGGTGAGCTCGGTCGCCAGCAGTTCGGACAGGGCCGCCTCGTCACCGGGCGCGGGCAGGGCCGTCCATCGAATGTGGTGCGCCGGATCGAAAGCGGGGTCGTCCTCCCATACCGGCGCCGAGAGGTCCAGGGTGGCCCGGCGCAGTCGCTGGCGCAGCCGCGGATTGTCTCCCGCTCTGACCCGCATCACCTCGAGGAACTGGTGGCGGGGCGGCGGCGGTCCGTCGAGGATCGCCGCGGCGCCGATTCCGAGACTGATGTGCTGATCGGAATCCTCGAGTTCGAGGAATCCGGCGTCCAGCGGTCGCAATTCGGTCATAGCCGATATCCCATGGAGTCGAAATGTGTTCTGACACATCGATCATGGCTTGGCCGGAGGTCTCGTCGTGAGAAGCGAAGGTAACCGCGGTCGGTGACCGCGGTCACCTCCTATCCAGGGGCGCACGCCTGGAATCCCACTGCCGCACTAGGTTTCGATCGGTCGGCTGAGCTCGCGCCATTCGGCCTCCCAGCGGATGCCGCGCCGGCGCGTCAGCAGGTAGTCGATCGACCGATCGATCGCCACCGCGCTCACCCAGACGGCCATGAGGATCGCTGCGGCCGTGCCGATCCCGTCCCAGGCCGCGCTGGAGGGCAGCCGGGGCATGCTCGTCGGCCGTCCTGCCTCGTCGATCCACAGCGGGACCTCGGACCCGGCGGTGGCGGTGTGGTCGACGACGAGGGTGGCGGTCTCGGTGCGACCGTCGCGTTCCCAGCGGACCGGCGCCTCGTAGCGGGGCGGGGCGTAGCGGGCGAAGGGCCCCTTCGGCTCCGGTTCGGCCGTGAGGGTCGCCGTGACAGCGGTCTTCCCCGCATTGTCGACCTTGATCCGCTCCACCGAACCCGCGTAGGCCGCGGTGCCGCCCGCGCCCGCGAGGGGTACCGCGAGCAGGGCCAGCGCGATCACCAGCAGCCGGATCACCGTCTGGCACCGATCGGAGCCGCGCATCAGCGGATTCGAGTTCCACGGTCCCAGCCGCCACAGGCGCAGCGGCAGGTGCGGATTACGTGTCATGGCGCGAGTCCTTCCGCACCACGAGCACGGGGCACGGCGCGTAGTGCAGCAGTGCGGTGCTCACCGAGCCGAGCACGCCGGCGGCGAAGCCGCCGCGCCCGTGGCTGCCGACCACCAGCAGCTGGGCCTGCTCGGCGTGCCGCAGCAGCGCCCGGACGGGGGTGTCGCACACGATGATTCGCTGCACCTGCACCTGCGGGTACCGGTCGACGAAATCGCTGAGTATCGCCACGAGCCGCTCGTCCTCGCCGCGGCGCACCGATTCCCACCCGCGCACCTCGAGGTCGAATCCGCTGGTGTCGTGTCCGGCGTGCACCGCCAGCACCGGCACCTTGCGCCGGGCTGCCGCGTCGAAGGCCGCTTCGACGGCCGGCAGGCAGTTGGCGCTGCCGTCCACGCCGACCACCACCGGTGCGGTGGCCGAGACGGGTTCGTCCGGCGTGACACCGTGCACGACCGCGACCGGGCAGTGGGCGTGCCGGCTCAGCGCCGTGCTCACCGAACCCAGCACCGCCCGCCGGACGGCTCCGCGGCCACGATTGCCGACCACGATCATGCGCGCGTGCCGCGAGCGGTCGATGAGCGTCGGGGTGATCGGGTCGAGAACGAACTCGGTGGTAATGGCGAGATCGGCGCCGGGCGTCGCGTTTTCAGCGATTCGGCGCGCCTCGGCGAGTACCCGGGCGGAGCTTGCGCGCAACTCGGCCAGTTCCGCCGCGCGCACCGCCGTCACCGGATCCCCGAACCCGGGGATGACGCAGGCGGTGACGATATGCAGTGGGCTGCCGACCGATTGGGCTTCGACCGCCGCCCAGGCCACCGCCTGAGAGGAGATCTCCGAACCGTCGGTGGCGGCCACGATCGGCGGCATCCGGGGCGCGGGATCGGCATTGTCGGCCATGATTCCTCCTGTACGCGGTCGGACCGGCGCTACTTCTTGGGCCCGAACTTGACGCCGAAATACGTGGTCACGATGGCGGTGATCATGATGAGCAGGGCGATGAGCACCGCTGCCATGGGCCAGTTCATGAGTGTCTCCCTCTCACAGGATGTTTCGGTCACGAACACCGGCGGTATCGCCCCGTATTCGTGTTCCTTCACAGTGCGGCAGCGGCGGTGCGCGCGGCAGAGCCCGATGTCACCCTTCCCGGCACCTTCGGCAGTGACTATCGCCGCATGTCGCGACCGTCTCTCCGGCCCATGAACCAGGGACCTTCGGCACCTGTTCGGGCCGGATGATCATGACGGCGGGCAATCGATGACAGAATCTCCAAGCGTGGACCCGTTGCGCCGTCTCAGCCGTGTAGCACTGGCGTTCCTGCTGGTGGCACTGGTGGGGACCGCCGGTTACATGGTCCTCGGATTCGGTTTCCTGGACGCGATGTACCAGACGGTGACGACCATAACGACCGTCGGGTTCCGTGAGGTGCAGCCACTGACCCCGGCGGGCCAGGTGTTCACCATGGGCATCATCCTGGTCGGTGCGGGGACGGTGTTCTACCTGTTCGGGGTGATGCTGGAAGCCCTCATCGAAGGACATCTGCGCAACCATGTGGAACGGAGACGGATGGACCGCCGGATAGCCCGGATGCGCGGGCATGTGATCGTGTGCGGCTGGGGCCGGGTGGGCTGCTCGACAGCGCAATACCTGTCCAGCCTCGGCAAGACCATCGTCGTCATCGACCGCGACCCGGAACGGTTGCGCGACATCGAGTTTCCGCACATCCTCGGCGATGTCACCGATGACAGCGTGCTCGAAGCGGCCGGCATCGAGCACGCGCAGGCCCTGATCGCGGCGCTGGACAGCGATGCCGACAATGTCTATGTGACCCTGTCGAGCCGGGCGCTGCGCTCGGATCTGGTGATCATCGCGCGCGCCCGCACCGAATCCTCCAAGTCGAAACTGCTTCGCGCCGGAGCGAATCGGGCCGTCAATCCGCAGCTGATCGGCGGTCGCCGCATGGCGGCGTTCGCCCTGCAACCCAATGTCGCGGAATTCCTCGACGTGGTCATGCACGAGGACAGCCTCGAGTATCGCATCGAGGAAATCACGATCGCCCCCGATTCCCGGCTGGCCGGCCGCTCCCTCACCGACACCGCACTGCGCCGCACCACCGGCGCGCTGCTGCTGGCCCTGCGGACCTCGGAGGGCAGGTTCATCGCCAACCCCGCCGACGAGACGCCCGTGCACGCCGGCACGATTCTCATCGTGCTGGGCACCCCGGCCCAGCTCGACGCGGTGCGCGCGCAGGCGGTCGGCTAGACCCGCCCGCTCGTGACCTTGTTCCCTGTGCGGGGGCGGATTCGCCTGCTGGACTGCAAGTATGGAGTTCTACCTGGCCGTCGTCGGCGTGGTGCTGCTGGTGAACCTGATGCCGGCCTTCGGTCCGCCGACCGCGCTGGTGCTGGTGCTGTTCAAGTTGAACTGGCATCTGGATCCCGTGGCGCTGGTCCTGCTGGGCGCGCTCACGTCGGGCGCGGGCCGCTACCTGCTCGGCACCGCGACCGGCCGGGTCCGGGATCGGCTGAGCGCACACCGCAAAACGGCGCTGTCCGCCGCCAGCAGCTATCTCACCGGCCACCGCGGCCGCTCGATCGCCGGGTACGCACTGTTCCTGCTGTCGCCACTGCCCTCGGCGCAGCTGTTCGAGGCGGCCGGGCTGATGGGGATGCGCCTGCTGCCGCTCACCGTCGCGCATGTGCTGGGCAGGCTCGTCAGTTATTCCCTCTATGTCGGCGCGACCAGCGTCGCCGAACGCAATCTCGGTGCCGCCCTGCTGGATTCGATCACCTCGCCGTATGGCGTCGCGATTCAGGTCGCGATGCTGGCCGCCCTCGTCCTGCTCGCGCGCATCGATTGGACCCGATATCTCCCGCGCCCGGCCGAGCCGAACCGCTGACACAGACGACTGGGCCCGGGCGGGAAGCCACCCGCCCGGGCCCGAATAGTCGCACCGCCCGGATTATGCGGGCCAGCGCCAGCCGGCGATGTCCGGCGGATCCTCCCCGTAGCGGCGGATGTGGTTGCGGGCGGCTTCCGCACGCCAGGTGAGTTCCTCGGTGAGATACGCCAGCTGTTCCGACAGGCGCGGCACCTCGGCCAGCGCCGCCGCAGCCAGGCTGAAGCGGTCGATGCCGTTCATCGCGCACATGGCGAAAGGTGTTGTGGTGGTGCCATTGTCGGTGAATCCGTGCACGTGCAGGAGGTCGTGGCCGGGGCGGCGGTAGGCGATGCGGTGGATGAGCCAGGGGTAGCCGTGGAAGGCGAAGACGACCGGTGCGTCGGTGAAGATGGCGCGGTATTCGTCGTCGGGGATGCCGTGCGGGTGCCGGTCCGGCGGGAACAGGCGGGCCAGGTCGACCACATTGACGACGCGAACGGCCAAGTCGGGCACCAGCTCCCGGAGCAGCGCCGCGGCGGCGAGGGTTTCCTGGGTGGGGACGTCCCCGGCGCAGGCCAGCACGACCTCGGCGGGACGGTCGAGGTCGGTGCTCGCCCACTGCCACACGCCCAGGCCGCGTTCGCAGTGCACGCGGGCGGCGTCGTCGTCGAGGTATTGCAGGGCGGGCTGCTTGCCCGCCACCACGACGTTCACCCGGCCGCGGCTGCGCAGGCAGTGGTCGAACACGTGCAGCAGGCAGTTGGCGTCCGGCGGCAGGTACACCCGGCTCACCTCGGGCCGCTTGCTGAGCACGTGGTCGATGAAACCGGGATCCTGATGGGAGGCGCCATTGTGGTCCTGCCGCCACACATGTGAGGTGATCAGGTAGTTGAGGCTGGGAATGGTTTCGCGCCACGGGAATTCGGCGGCCATGCGCAACCATTTGGCGTGCTGCACGACCATCGAGTCGACAATGTGGGCGAAGGCCTCGTAGGTGGTGAAGACGCCGTGTCGGCCGGTGAGCAGATAGCCTTCCAGCCAGCCCTGGCACAGGTGTTCCGACAGGACTTCGAAGACCCGGCCGTTCGGGGACAGGCGATCGTCCTGCGGCAGGCGGGCGGCGCGCCAGCGCCGGTTCGTCACCTCCAGGATCGCGTCCAGGCGGTTGGAGACGAGCTCGTCGGGGGCGAAGAACAGCAGGTTGTGCGGGTTGGCGGTGAGCGCGTCGCGCAGATAGCCGCCCAGCACGCGGGTGGCCTCGGCCGATTCCGTTCCCGGCGCGGTGAATCCGATCGCGTAGTCGGCGGGGCTGGGCAGCCGCAGATCGACGCTGTCGTGGCCGTGCGCGGCCCGGCTCGCGCTCATCCGCAGGTGGTCCGGATGCAGGCGCGCGATGCGGTCCACCGGGCGGCCCTCGGCGTCGAACAGCGACTGCGGCCGGTAGGAGCGCAGCCATTTCTCCAGCAGCGCAAGGTGTTCCGGATTCTCGCGCACTCCGGTGAGCGGCACCTGGTGGGCGCGGAACGTGCCTTCGATCTGCGCGCCGTCGACCGTCGCCGGTCCGGTCCAGCCCTTCGGCGTGCGCAGCACGATCATCGGACGGTACGGGTCACGCGGGCCCACACCCTGTTCGGCGTCCTCGCGAATGCCGCGGATGCGGGCCATGGCCTCGTCGAGCACGGTGGCGTAGCGTTCGTGCACCTCGGCCGGATCGCTGCCCTCGACGTACATGGGCTCCCAGCCCTGCGAGGTCAGCAGATCGTCGAGTTCGCCGCGCGACATGCGCGACAGCAGAGTCGGATTGGCGATCTTGTAGCCATTGAGGTGCAGGATCGGCAGGACGGTGCCGTCGGTGACACGATCCAGGAACAGTGAGCCGTGCCAGCTGGTGGCCAGCGCCCCGGTTTCGGCCTCCCCGTCACCGATCATGCACGCCACCACCAGATTCGGATTGTCCAGCGCCGCACCGGTGGCATGGGCCAGTGAGTAGC contains:
- a CDS encoding wax ester/triacylglycerol synthase family O-acyltransferase, with the translated sequence MTELRPLDAGFLELEDSDQHISLGIGAAAILDGPPPPRHQFLEVMRVRAGDNPRLRQRLRRATLDLSAPVWEDDPAFDPAHHIRWTALPAPGDEAALSELLATELTERLDRDHPLWQCVVVEGLSGDRWALLVKAHHSLVDGVSGITLLAQFCDDLPTAPGPDESGDSQEKPRSAGGLDWIARSLLLPVELPRQAIGMARSLIPVVRAAVTPTAGTSLNGPIGRQRRYIAARTSLLEFREIGAAFGATVNDVVLTVIASGYRSLLLARGEDPTRDKLRILVPVSMRSSDAKYVMDNRVSAMLPHLPIDIADPVERLRAIHDNLTAHKSRGEAQAEKAVLGMSSWLPFAPLAWSLRLLSHLPQRGVTAIATNIPGPRRELSVHGRRILELWPVVPIAMRLRTAVAILSYVDQLTFGITGDYDGAPDIELIADGIHSATAELLAAARSGKPARTP
- a CDS encoding universal stress protein; this encodes MADNADPAPRMPPIVAATDGSEISSQAVAWAAVEAQSVGSPLHIVTACVIPGFGDPVTAVRAAELAELRASSARVLAEARRIAENATPGADLAITTEFVLDPITPTLIDRSRHARMIVVGNRGRGAVRRAVLGSVSTALSRHAHCPVAVVHGVTPDEPVSATAPVVVGVDGSANCLPAVEAAFDAAARRKVPVLAVHAGHDTSGFDLEVRGWESVRRGEDERLVAILSDFVDRYPQVQVQRIIVCDTPVRALLRHAEQAQLLVVGSHGRGGFAAGVLGSVSTALLHYAPCPVLVVRKDSRHDT
- a CDS encoding potassium channel family protein, yielding MTESPSVDPLRRLSRVALAFLLVALVGTAGYMVLGFGFLDAMYQTVTTITTVGFREVQPLTPAGQVFTMGIILVGAGTVFYLFGVMLEALIEGHLRNHVERRRMDRRIARMRGHVIVCGWGRVGCSTAQYLSSLGKTIVVIDRDPERLRDIEFPHILGDVTDDSVLEAAGIEHAQALIAALDSDADNVYVTLSSRALRSDLVIIARARTESSKSKLLRAGANRAVNPQLIGGRRMAAFALQPNVAEFLDVVMHEDSLEYRIEEITIAPDSRLAGRSLTDTALRRTTGALLLALRTSEGRFIANPADETPVHAGTILIVLGTPAQLDAVRAQAVG
- a CDS encoding phosphoketolase, with the protein product MTQTLSGTRAGLRPDLIDLDAWWRAANYLAAGQIYLMENPLLTEPLRPEHIKPRLIGHWGTVPGVTLTYAHLNRAIMRTGQEMLFVLGPGHGAAALNAASWLEGTYSLRHPEVGQHLDGMRELFRQFSFPGGVPSHAGPHLPGSIHEGGELGYSLAHATGAALDNPNLVVACMIGDGEAETGALATSWHGSLFLDRVTDGTVLPILHLNGYKIANPTLLSRMSRGELDDLLTSQGWEPMYVEGSDPAEVHERYATVLDEAMARIRGIREDAEQGVGPRDPYRPMIVLRTPKGWTGPATVDGAQIEGTFRAHQVPLTGVRENPEHLALLEKWLRSYRPQSLFDAEGRPVDRIARLHPDHLRMSASRAAHGHDSVDLRLPSPADYAIGFTAPGTESAEATRVLGGYLRDALTANPHNLLFFAPDELVSNRLDAILEVTNRRWRAARLPQDDRLSPNGRVFEVLSEHLCQGWLEGYLLTGRHGVFTTYEAFAHIVDSMVVQHAKWLRMAAEFPWRETIPSLNYLITSHVWRQDHNGASHQDPGFIDHVLSKRPEVSRVYLPPDANCLLHVFDHCLRSRGRVNVVVAGKQPALQYLDDDAARVHCERGLGVWQWASTDLDRPAEVVLACAGDVPTQETLAAAALLRELVPDLAVRVVNVVDLARLFPPDRHPHGIPDDEYRAIFTDAPVVFAFHGYPWLIHRIAYRRPGHDLLHVHGFTDNGTTTTPFAMCAMNGIDRFSLAAAALAEVPRLSEQLAYLTEELTWRAEAARNHIRRYGEDPPDIAGWRWPA